The following coding sequences are from one Terriglobales bacterium window:
- a CDS encoding NAD(P)H-dependent glycerol-3-phosphate dehydrogenase, whose amino-acid sequence MRIAVIGAGAWGTALAMALARKGGHSVRLWAYEKEVVDGINQKHENTVFLPGPKLPASVQATSSLEEALTQAEIVVSVMPSHHTRRVFEQMAKFCWPQMCFVSATKGVENDSLLRMTEVISDVLQAKGARFTPRIAALSGPSFAKEVAKGDPTAISVASRDKELAALVQREFSDPVFRVYTNDDMVGVELGGALKNVIAIAAGVCDGLGLGHNTIAALITRGLAEITRLAVACGAKPATMAGLAGMGDLVLTCTGGLSRNRTVGVELGKGRKLDDIIAGMHGMVAEGVLTTN is encoded by the coding sequence ATGAGGATCGCGGTCATCGGCGCAGGGGCGTGGGGGACGGCGCTGGCGATGGCGCTGGCGCGCAAGGGCGGGCACAGCGTCCGGCTGTGGGCGTACGAGAAGGAAGTCGTCGACGGGATCAACCAGAAGCACGAGAACACCGTATTCCTGCCCGGACCGAAGCTTCCCGCCAGCGTGCAGGCGACTTCGTCGCTGGAAGAGGCGCTGACGCAGGCGGAGATCGTGGTGAGCGTGATGCCCTCGCATCACACGCGGCGCGTGTTCGAGCAGATGGCGAAGTTCTGCTGGCCGCAGATGTGCTTCGTCTCGGCGACCAAGGGCGTGGAGAACGATTCCCTGCTCCGCATGACCGAGGTCATCAGCGACGTGCTGCAGGCGAAGGGCGCGCGCTTCACGCCGCGCATCGCCGCGCTCAGCGGGCCGTCGTTCGCCAAGGAAGTCGCCAAGGGCGACCCGACGGCGATCTCGGTGGCCTCCCGAGACAAGGAACTAGCTGCGCTGGTGCAGCGCGAGTTCTCCGACCCGGTGTTCCGCGTCTACACCAACGACGACATGGTGGGGGTGGAGCTGGGCGGCGCCCTGAAGAACGTGATCGCCATCGCCGCGGGCGTATGCGACGGACTGGGCCTGGGGCACAACACCATCGCCGCGCTCATCACGCGCGGGCTGGCGGAGATCACGCGGCTGGCGGTCGCCTGCGGCGCCAAGCCCGCGACCATGGCCGGCCTGGCCGGCATGGGCGACCTTGTCCTGACCTGCACCGGCGGGCTCTCGCGCAATCGCACGGTGGGAGTCGAGCTCGGCAAGGGGCGCAAGCTCGACGACATCATCGCCGGCATGCACGGCATGGTGGCCGAGGGCGTGCTGACGACGAACG
- the plsY gene encoding glycerol-3-phosphate 1-O-acyltransferase PlsY, producing MLTYAIIAAVSYLLGSIPFGYILVKIFLKQDIRATGSGNIGATNVGRTGHKGLAIATLALDAGKGALAVAIAAWLTPSYFVQSMPGQHINLNRPSAQAMAALLAVVGHMYPLWLRFRGGKGVATAAGSFLMISPTSVAIVLATFALAVTATRYVSLGSVLGAIAFPIAFWYLPPRNHAYSRYPYFCYLAATLIGLLVILKHHENIRRLLAGTENRLGAKRTQESA from the coding sequence ATGCTTACTTACGCCATCATCGCCGCCGTCTCGTACCTGCTGGGCTCGATCCCGTTCGGCTACATCCTGGTGAAGATTTTCCTGAAGCAGGACATTCGCGCGACGGGCAGCGGCAACATCGGCGCGACGAACGTCGGGCGGACCGGGCACAAGGGGTTGGCGATCGCGACGCTGGCGCTAGATGCGGGAAAGGGCGCACTTGCAGTAGCGATTGCAGCTTGGTTGACGCCAAGCTATTTCGTCCAGTCCATGCCTGGCCAGCACATCAACCTAAATAGGCCTTCGGCCCAAGCCATGGCCGCTCTACTTGCTGTCGTCGGGCACATGTACCCACTCTGGCTGCGATTCCGAGGGGGCAAGGGAGTCGCAACGGCCGCGGGTTCTTTCCTCATGATTTCGCCTACTTCCGTTGCGATTGTGCTGGCAACGTTCGCCCTGGCGGTGACCGCCACTCGATACGTCTCGTTGGGCTCGGTGCTGGGCGCTATCGCGTTTCCAATCGCATTCTGGTACTTGCCCCCGCGCAACCATGCGTACTCGCGGTATCCATATTTTTGTTACCTCGCTGCCACCCTCATTGGTCTGTTAGTCATCCTCAAGCACCACGAGAACATCCGTCGCCTCCTTGCCGGCACTGAGAACCGCCTGGGCGCGAAAAGGACACAGGAGTCCGCATGA
- the thpR gene encoding RNA 2',3'-cyclic phosphodiesterase, translating into MRLFVALDIDDGIRRRLAEYVAGLKRLVPDVKWVPAESLHVTLKFIGEFPEDKLDELKRQLAMVGGQSFNLFFRSAGFFQPRSPRVFWVGIEAGHELAALAHAVDQATAKLGIPKEERAFTPHLTLARSGSGRPQGAREDRNKPKMYELKARVETMPPPEFGTMTAREFFLYQSKTLPTGAQYTKLERFPLS; encoded by the coding sequence ATGAGGCTGTTCGTCGCGCTCGATATCGACGATGGCATCCGGCGCCGCCTCGCCGAGTACGTGGCGGGCCTGAAGCGGCTGGTGCCGGACGTGAAGTGGGTGCCGGCGGAGTCGCTGCACGTCACGCTGAAGTTCATCGGCGAGTTTCCGGAAGACAAGCTGGACGAGCTAAAACGTCAACTGGCAATGGTTGGCGGGCAATCCTTCAACCTTTTCTTTCGCTCGGCGGGATTCTTCCAGCCGCGCTCGCCGCGGGTCTTCTGGGTGGGGATCGAGGCGGGACACGAACTGGCCGCGCTGGCGCACGCCGTCGACCAGGCGACCGCCAAGCTGGGGATCCCGAAGGAAGAGCGCGCGTTCACGCCGCACCTGACGCTGGCGCGGAGCGGGTCGGGGCGTCCGCAGGGCGCGCGCGAGGACCGCAACAAGCCCAAGATGTACGAGCTGAAGGCGCGCGTGGAGACGATGCCGCCACCCGAGTTCGGTACAATGACCGCCCGAGAGTTCTTCCTTTACCAGAGCAAGACGCTGCCGACCGGCGCGCAATATACCAAACTAGAACGCTTCCCTTTGAGCTAG
- a CDS encoding competence/damage-inducible protein A, with protein MNAEIIAIGSELLTPFRSDTNSLYLTDRLNTLGIEVEFKDVVGDNREHLVNVARIAFGRADVIICMGGLGPTEDDLTRECVSEALGIPLRRDSGLVGELYKWFAARRYKMPESNLKQADVLTGAQVLPNPNGTAPGQWLETEWAGRKLAVMLLPGPPREIKPMFDEQCMPRLRTICPGEVIATRVLKVAMMGESVCDEIASKVYKKYRDIQTTILAGAGEIQLHLRGRAKTLELAQAKVDRLTDELEDALEPHLFSTAGETLEQIVGYYLDMRGQTIATAESCTGGLIAQRLTSVAGSSRYFLGGAIVYSNDLKAQFADVSAALIKEHGAVSSEVAKAMAEGIRKRCGSQLGVGVTGVAGPGGGSEEKPVGLVYHALADGKKTEVVQRNFPGDRERVRWFASQQALDMVRRKLSS; from the coding sequence GTGAACGCCGAGATCATCGCCATCGGCAGCGAGCTGCTCACGCCCTTCCGCTCCGACACCAATTCCCTCTACCTCACTGACCGGCTGAACACGCTCGGCATCGAGGTGGAGTTCAAGGACGTGGTGGGCGACAACCGCGAGCACCTGGTGAACGTCGCGCGCATCGCGTTCGGGCGCGCCGACGTGATCATCTGCATGGGCGGGCTGGGGCCGACGGAAGACGACCTGACGCGGGAGTGCGTGTCGGAGGCGCTCGGCATCCCGCTGCGGCGCGATTCCGGGCTGGTCGGCGAGCTCTACAAGTGGTTCGCGGCGCGGCGCTACAAGATGCCGGAGTCGAACCTGAAGCAGGCCGACGTGCTCACCGGCGCGCAGGTCTTGCCGAATCCCAACGGCACCGCCCCCGGGCAGTGGCTGGAGACCGAGTGGGCGGGCCGGAAGCTCGCCGTCATGCTGCTGCCCGGTCCGCCGCGCGAGATCAAGCCGATGTTCGACGAGCAGTGCATGCCGCGGCTGCGTACCATCTGCCCCGGCGAGGTGATCGCGACGCGCGTGCTGAAGGTCGCGATGATGGGCGAGTCGGTGTGCGACGAGATCGCCAGCAAGGTCTACAAGAAGTATCGCGACATCCAGACGACCATCCTGGCGGGCGCGGGCGAGATCCAGCTGCACCTGCGCGGGCGCGCCAAGACGCTCGAGCTGGCGCAGGCGAAGGTCGACCGCCTGACCGACGAGCTGGAAGACGCGCTCGAGCCGCACCTGTTCTCGACGGCGGGCGAGACGCTGGAGCAGATCGTCGGGTACTACCTCGACATGCGCGGCCAGACCATCGCCACGGCGGAATCGTGCACCGGCGGGCTGATCGCCCAGCGGCTGACGTCGGTCGCGGGCAGCTCGCGGTATTTTCTCGGCGGCGCCATCGTGTACTCGAACGACCTGAAGGCGCAGTTCGCCGACGTCTCCGCGGCCCTCATCAAGGAGCACGGCGCGGTGAGCAGCGAAGTGGCGAAGGCGATGGCCGAGGGGATACGGAAGCGCTGCGGGTCGCAGCTCGGGGTCGGCGTAACGGGCGTGGCCGGGCCCGGCGGCGGGTCGGAAGAGAAGCCGGTCGGGCTGGTCTACCACGCGCTCGCCGACGGCAAGAAGACCGAGGTGGTGCAGCGCAACTTCCCCGGCGACCGCGAGCGCGTGCGGTGGTTCGCCAGCCAGCAGGCGCTGGACATGGTGCGCCGCAAGCTGAGCTCATGA
- a CDS encoding phosphatidylglycerophosphatase A, with the protein MDAGTEPLPNPPEPELEPPPEEDERPERTIEAWLLATFFGVGFTPKAPGTTASAATVLLWGVAAHYLAPAAQFPVALAVACLAIIAGIPCASIVCRETGRDDPQIVVVDEVAGQMITLLLAPTGWKALVAGFILFRIFDTLKPFPLRRLEKLPEGSGVMMDDVGAGIYGFVVMQLLLYFHLL; encoded by the coding sequence GTGGACGCCGGCACTGAGCCGCTTCCCAACCCGCCGGAGCCGGAGCTCGAGCCGCCACCGGAAGAAGACGAGCGCCCGGAGCGCACCATCGAGGCCTGGCTGCTCGCCACGTTCTTCGGGGTGGGCTTCACGCCCAAGGCGCCGGGCACGACGGCGTCGGCCGCGACGGTCCTGCTGTGGGGCGTGGCGGCGCACTACCTGGCTCCGGCGGCGCAGTTCCCGGTCGCCCTCGCGGTGGCGTGCCTGGCGATCATCGCGGGGATCCCGTGCGCGAGCATCGTGTGCCGCGAGACCGGTCGCGACGACCCGCAGATCGTGGTCGTCGACGAAGTCGCCGGGCAGATGATCACGCTGCTGCTGGCGCCCACCGGCTGGAAGGCGCTGGTCGCCGGTTTTATACTTTTTCGCATCTTCGACACGCTGAAGCCGTTCCCGCTGCGCCGGCTGGAAAAGCTGCCGGAGGGCTCGGGCGTGATGATGGACGACGTGGGCGCGGGGATCTACGGCTTCGTCGTGATGCAGCTGCTGCTCTATTTCCACCTGTTGTAG
- the yacG gene encoding DNA gyrase inhibitor YacG, with protein sequence MPKKRVRSLRCPICRTIVLRSDAEFPFCSERCRLTDLGKWASGGYVVSTPIMDPDEFEDAERKLAEERRKSGDGEDSGRRH encoded by the coding sequence ATGCCGAAGAAACGAGTCCGCTCGCTGCGCTGCCCGATATGCCGCACCATCGTGCTTCGTTCGGACGCGGAGTTCCCTTTCTGCAGCGAGCGCTGCCGGCTGACCGACCTAGGCAAATGGGCCAGCGGGGGCTACGTGGTGTCTACTCCCATCATGGATCCGGACGAGTTCGAGGACGCTGAGCGGAAGCTGGCCGAGGAGCGCCGCAAGAGTGGCGACGGAGAAGACAGTGGACGCCGGCACTGA